One Theropithecus gelada isolate Dixy chromosome 3, Tgel_1.0, whole genome shotgun sequence genomic window carries:
- the LOC112621410 gene encoding LOW QUALITY PROTEIN: olfactory receptor 2A5 (The sequence of the model RefSeq protein was modified relative to this genomic sequence to represent the inferred CDS: inserted 1 base in 1 codon; deleted 1 base in 1 codon; substituted 1 base at 1 genomic stop codon), producing the protein MTENQTWVTEFILLGFPLSLSIQMLLSGLFSLFYIFTLLGNGAVLGLIWLDSRVHTPMHFFLSHLAIVDISYASNNVPKMMTNLLNKRKTVSFVPCIMQTFLYMAFAHTECLILVMMSCDRYVAICHPLKYSVMKWRVCTVLAVTSWACGSLLALVHVVLILRLPFCGPHEINHFFCEILSVLRPACAVTXLNQVVIFSASMFILVGPLYLVLVSYCRILAAMLRIQSGEGRRKAFLTCSSHLCXVRLLFGSAIVMYMAPKSRHPEEQQQVLSLFYSLFNPMLNPLIYSLRNAEVKGALKRVLWKQRSR; encoded by the exons ATGACAGAAAATCAGACATGGGTCACAGAATTCATTCTCCTGGGATTTCCGCTCAGCCTAAGCATTCAGATGCTCCTCTCTGGGCTCTTCTCCCTGTTCTACATCTTCACCCTGTTGGGAAACGGGGCCGTCCTGGGGCTCATCTGGCTGGACTCCAGAGTGCACACC CCCATGCACTTCTTCCTCTCACACCTGGCCATCGTTGATATTTCGTATGCTTCCAACAATGTCCCCAAGATGATGACAAACCTTctgaacaagagaaaaacagtctCCTTTGTCCCATGCATAATGCAGACCTTTTTATACATGGCTTTTGCTCACACCGAGTGTCTCATCTTGGTAATGATGTCCTGTGATCGGTACGTGGCTATCTGCCACCCTCTGAAATATTCTGTCATGAAATGGAGAGTGTGCACAGTCCTGGCTGTCACTTCCTGGGCATGTGGCTCCCTTCTGGCCCTGGTCCATGTGGTTCTCATCCTGAGGCTGCCCTTCTGCGGGCCTCATGAAATCAACCACTTCTtctgtgaaatcctgtctgtccTCAGGCCGGCCTGTGCTGTTACCTGACTCAACCAGGTGGTCATCTTTTCTGCTTCCATGTTCATCCTGGTGGGGCCGCTCTACCTGGTGCTGGTCTCCTACTGCCGCATCCTGGCAGCCATGCTGAGGATCCAGTCTGGGGAGGGCCGTAGAAAGGCCTTCCTcacctgctcctcccacctct aTGTGAGGCTCCTCTTCGGCAGCGCCATTGTCATGTACATGGCCCCCAAGTCCCGCCATCCTGAGGAGCAGCAGCAGGTCCTTTCCCTGTTTTACAGCCTTTTCAACCCGATGCTGAACCCTCTGATCTACAGCCTGAGGAACGCAGAGGTCAAGGGTGCCCTGAAAAGAGTGTTGTGGAAACAGAGATCAAGGTGA